The sequence below is a genomic window from Humulus lupulus chromosome 3, drHumLupu1.1, whole genome shotgun sequence.
GCTTGAAAAAAATACCGAAATTCAAAATTATACCCCAATTTTGGTCGTGCTGTAAAGttttacatttcccaaatgtggATATAAACACCTCAAACGTGTAGATATCGAAAAAATATCCCAAAAGAAAAAAATTCACCTCAACATAGACACCTGGGTAAAAAAACTACGCCTCTTCCAATAATTGCATCGAGCAattatcgagcaccatcgagcttCATCAACTTTGTCataaaaaatcatgtttttcatgCCCAACTCGATGCTCCTCAATGGTGCTCGATGCTAGTTTGACGGGGCcttaaaaatcaagattttcatgaagaaaaaaaacgacTTTGCTCGATGAAACTCGATGGTTGCTTAATGCGATTTTTGCAATAGGCATAATTCTTCACTCGAGTGTccgttttgggtattttttcgagatctaaaggtttgaaatgtatatatatacatatttgagAATTTTAAAGCTTGAAAGCGTACCAAAACATGCCTTAAGCACTTTGCATTTTTGTATTTTacacttcccaaatgtgtatatactcATCAAACGTGTAAATCTCGAAAAAAAATACCCCAAAATGGACACCCGACTGAAAAATTGCGCCTCTTGTAAGAATCGCATCGAGCACCGAGTAAagtcaattttttcatgaaaatcttgattttgaaggccctatCGAGCTGGTGTCGAGCACTATCAAGCAAAGTCgattttctacaaattttaaagtttcagatcttaaaaataaaataaaaagtcaaAAGTCATTCCCAAATCTGTTCAAAATGTATATATTAGTGTCTTAGTTGAACTTTTAGTGAGTTTAAGTTATATATCATCAAAAAACtattatgagattttttttttagtttccaTGAATAGTATAAGAGTGAAGAGAAATGGAGGGGAAAGAGAGAAGAGAATTGGATGGGGAAAGAGAGAGATGGGAGAAAActaagaaaaaaatggaagaggGTGCTAAAGCAGTTGacgttttttttaaagaaattgaGTGATGATGATGGTGTGGTTGTGGCTGCCGTGACTCTCCCAAGAAAAAGAGAGAGTGAACCAAAAGAGAGAGATGATAAAGCAGGAGAAAGGCTAAAAACATAGGAAAAATATTTTTGGAAACAAGGCATAAAATAGCATCATTTTTTAATGTAAGTAGCGACTAGCATACTTTGGGTTCATGAGTCCTCAAGATGCATAGAAACTCAAATTTTATACTCTCTTAACTAAAAATtatacattgttttttttttttaattcttcaaaaaaaatttaacaatgAAATGAATAACATATTACCTTTCACTTAATTCTAAACAAGtctataaataatatttaaatgaaaacaccaaaatactaatttttttaaaattatataattaaacaaaataaaattttagaTAAAGAGGGTTGTCCCTACAGGGAAAAAACTCCCTATATTTATGTATAAGATAtattcaataaatatatatattacaaaaaaATTTATACTATGAATATGATGGATAAgtaaagtcaaatctgattgcaaaacaaaaatagaatGGTAATAGTAATTGTAATAGCAATAGGAATAGAATGGAATAGaattttgattattttgtttATTAGAGATATTAGAATGAGTAATGGAATTAAATGAACtgtatattattttcactaaaattcCTTTACTCTACTTTTGtaaatgatttttttataaatcaaattatcattattttttaatgttagtttttattatatatactatttttttaatatataatactaTATTTTCTGTATAATAAACACTTTTTTTACTACAAATTTCATAAAAAGcattttattaagttttaattaattttattttagatgcctcaatattgaaaaaatatatatggtaGTTTTTTTAGATAATAAGacaatttaattttagaaaataaataaatatttcataTATACTTATTGGATATCAATAtaagatatattaaataaatatatattttttttaaagaaatatattttatttaagagaaccaatatatattaaacatctcaaaaataaaataaaaattccagcaaaaagaaaataaacaattacTTAAGGAAAATACTAGACaatcaagaaaagaaacaaaaatataaaGATGTTTATGAGTGACATAAAATAAagacaaataaagaaaaaaaatagggtAAAAATCAATCAATACAAAAATGATTTTTCCATCTATTTTATAACGAATAACAATTTTTGTACTTTAATTAAAAGTAATAGGAATCCATTCCAACCCATTCCTACCAAACCATTCCTACCAAGCAAATATCACTGGGTAACTCCATGAACTAACCCTATTCAGCCCTATATTTATAACTCTAACCCTTAGTTAaagtttttcacatttttaactcttTAAGACAAAATTACCCCTTTGTTAAACAAATAAAACTCTTTCAGTTTCTTACTCTTCCCCCTTCCCGTCCGTTGAAAACCCTCCCtcccaaacccagatttcttccCGTTGAAGCTGCGGTGGTACTCCGACCAGCACCCACCTCGTCCCTCCTCCCAGTTGCGTCATCATCTCCACAGCCACCAGCCCCTTTTACACTCTTGGTCCCGAACCCACGAACCCATCCCCTCCGCTTGGTCCCGACTCCGAACCCACCCACATTGCTGCCTTGTCGTGCTTCGCAGCCATATCGTCGAGCCCACTTCGCCGGAGCCCAAGGTTTACAACACCTAAGACCCCACACTCCTCTTGCAAGCCCGATACCCTAGCCCAAGGTATTGTTGTTGGGATCCCTTGTTGTTATTATGACTCCtttgtttattttgaatttgtacTTTGGTTAAATTTCTAACTACTTGAGGCATGTTTTAATTGGGAAATAAGgagtgaatttagtgtgaatttggtgtgaagtGAAGTTATTGTGAACCATATGTAATTTCAGTGTGAACAATGTGTGAaattggtgtgaaccatgtgtgattgtggtatgaatttagtgtgaaccatgtgtgaagtGAAGTTGTTGTGAACCATATGTAATTTCAGTGTGAACAATATGTGAaattggtgtgaaccatgtgtgattgtGGTGTGAACCATGTATGAAGTGAAGTTGGTGTGAACCATGTATGATTTTAGTGTGAATAGTGTGTGAATAGTGTGTGAACGATGTGCGAACCATGTTCCGAAATTATGGTGAACAATGTGAGAAtgatgtgtgaaccatgtgtgaatttTGTGTGAATGGTGTGTGAACCATGTTCTGAACTTatggtgaataatgtgtgaattaTAAAAGGAAACTACACTAACTAACCCTATTAAAATTTATTCTTGAACCTTTTCTTGATTATAATAAGCCATTATTAGACTTATTTCCTTGTAGTGAGGCAAGAGTATGATGAGAAACTTGTACATACTGTCAATATCAAATTGTACTATCTtattttgaagtgttgaaataaTTTCTAAGTGATGTGTATTATGGTATGACCTCGGCTGAAATcatgaatatatatacatatatttctttaataTAACCAAGAATTGGTTTGGCAAAGCAAACAACTCAACAGTGGAGAAAAGGTGGTTTAAAATTAAGGTGACAACTAGAATTTGCAGTTGGTACACGTGGGGCTGCAGAATTGGTTTGGCAATCATTTTCTGATGTGTTTTAATCATTCACCTCTGATGCAAATGATTGGCTGAGTTATGGAAAACTTGTACGGTAGATGGCTGGTGAAAAAGGTAGagaatagagaaaaagagagaagagaagCTCTATAACTCTTTGAGAATAGCGAATTGAGATGGCAAGACTAGCAAAATGAACTTAGGAGACCTTTATGCTCTGAACTCccctgtgttttctttacttgtCATTGCTGCAGTGTTTGGTATTTTGGTTTTGGTGTGATTTGGTTGCTGTAGAGTTTCTAAACTAGTGTACATAAAATGTACCTCAATAGTAAATTTTTATATGACCCCACAAATGTATTAccgaaaatatatatttttactcTTGTTGTAAAAGTTGTTTAAATGTGGAATGGATAAATCTTTGTCACTTTTATCTTATTAAGTTATGTATGAATTGGGTGTGAATTAAGTGTGAATCAggattgaaatatgtgtgaatcgggattgaactatgtgtgaattatgtgatGTGAATTTGGGTGAGCTATGCGTGAACCATGTGTAAATAATGTGTGAACCGTATGTGAAGAAAGTGTGAATATATCTGAGTTATGTATTAAGCGCTTATTTAATTTACCTTTTTAGATGTCCTCCTCATGCTTCCTACTGAAAGGCATTATCCAGCAAAGGCTGCGTATAGGGGAGGGAGCATTATGAGTACAATAATAGCGAAGTTCACGACATTTGACTTGTTGGAACAAGCGAAACAGTCACCATTCAAGCAATTCTTTTTAGCTCCGCCTCTACAATATTCTGGAGTTATTATTCACCAGTTACTGCTTAGGAGAGTTGTTGGTAGATGAAAGAACGAATACTGCTTGAATTTTAATATTTGTGGTCAGAATACAAGGTTTGGAATTAGTGAATTTGGTTTGATCACTGGATTGAATTGTGGAATTTCTCCGGATCAGGCAAAGTATAAAGAAATGACCAAGAGTAAAAGACTTCTCCAGACATACTTGAACAATAAAGAATGTTTGTCTTCTGAAGAGTTGGAAGATGGATTCAAAAGGTGCAATGTGAAAGAAGACGTATGGAAATTAGGTCTAAATTTTTTTGGTAGActttcttttattacctagtgAACCAAATAATAAATGCTTTATTGATGTCCTTTCCATGGTGGAAAATGAAGATGACTTCTTCTACTATCCTTGGGGGAGATTATCGTACGAGAAGACATTATTCGGCTTGACAAAAGATATGGAAAGGCTAAGGAATAAATACTTGAAGAATGTTGAGCAAAAGAGAAAAAGACCAGCACCTCAGTACACAATTTATGGCTATGCCATTGCTTTGCAATATTGGGCCTATGAAATTTTCACAAAGTTCTCTGCATTTGCTGATCAACAACCCCTTGCCTTTCCAAGAATGCTTAGCTGGTCAGCGCATAAAATGCTGAAAGAGAAAGATATTGAaggtgtatttaagaaaaaaagtgtaagtcgttaagattttatttgagtttgtgatttataagtaatgtttatactttattaatttattattttgttgcagAATCTTGTGAAGGCCACGCTCAATCCAAGACCCGAAGAGAAAGAATTTCATGACTctattattcaaggaccagatgaACTACTCATGGGACTTGTTATTAGCTTTGTAGACGATGATGTGGAATTGGAGTTTGAAAGGGAAGAACGTGAGGAATCTCCCACAAAGCCCGATGTAGCAGATGGCATCGTCACGAGCAAGACAAGAAAGAGATACCAACTCCAATTAACACCCACCATGAAAAGTTGTTAGCTGATATTGACACTTTGAAAAGTAACCAACAAAGAATGGAGGAGAAGTTGGATTATCTAATTGAATTAGTGCTCTCGCAACGTAAAGGTAGTGATTCTGAGGATTCATTGTCAGATGAGCATCTTGCTTCACCACACCGTACATTTATTATGGAGCACGTTGTTGGAGAAGATAGCCCTAGCTGTAAGGTGGTATCTCCTGGAGATATGGCTGGGGTGGAATTCAAGAGAAGGAGGGTTCCAACGAAAAGAATTTTTGGTTCTGAGTTTACTGATCCAactaagaagaaaaagaaagcaaaGACAATTGTAACTGATCCTTGTGAAATTAATCCCCTACAGCCATATGACGAAAAGCAAATGAGACGTTTTAAGAAATGGGTAATTGGTTTAAAAAAGAATGATAAGCCTATTTCTCTCTTGGCTGGTTCGTGCACTGCAAAATGGTTTATTCAGCTACTTACACCACGTACATGGCTAGACGGACTGGTAAGACtactgaaataatttttttttaaaaatatatataatttgaatgtatatatacttataatattTGGCATGCAGCACATTGATGCAGCTTTAGGGTTGATGAAAGAACGAGTGTACACTTACAAGAAGACTTACTCCGAAAGATTCACCATCGAGGATTCTATGTTCCAACAGTTCTTCGAACCACATTGGGAACAATTCAACAAGAGGAAAATCAAATCAAGCTACATTTGGCCACAAGAAGTGCTTGATTACTTGGTAGGTGATGATAACAATTTCAAAAGGAGTTGGAAAGACATTGACGATGTGTTTACCCCAATTAATTTTTCTAGGACACATTGGGTGTTGTTAGAGATATCATTGACAAGCTATCTTATAAAAGCTTATGACTCTGATATCACTGTGGTCTCCAACAAGGAGTTTGAGAATAAAATGAGTAGATGGGGAAAAATGCTACCATTTCTAATTCAATCCAGTGGGTTGTTAAGCCATAGGAAAGATGTCCAACAACAAGCAGACAAAGTGCGTTTTGAGTTCACAAGACTTAGCACAGAAAAAGTGCCACAGACCAAAACTAGGTATAACTCTGTTAACCATATTTATATTGCAAATAATCACTATGGTATTCCAATAATTAAAAAACTTTATTTCCTTTGCAGTGGCGATTGTGGGGTACATCAAACATCTGGAGTACTTGCTAGCCAAAAAACCGCTATCCAAAGTAAATGACGACAACATGGATTTCTTTAGAAAAAagacttgtgtagatttgtttTACCATAACTTATAACCATAGTtgtcttttatttaaatatatgtatcTTAATTTTGAATGTATGAAGAAACTATGTCAACTTCATCTCATTAAATGGTATTGAATGACTTCGTTTATTTCATCTTAATAGTGGAATGGATAAATCTTTGTCACTTTTATCTTATTAAGTTATGTGTGAATTGGGTGTGAATTAAGTGTGAATTGGGTGTGAATTAAGTGTGAATCAggattgaaatatgtgtgaatcgggattgaactatgtgtgaactaggtgtgaaccatgtgtgaattatctgtgaattatgtgtgaaccgcgtatgaaatatgtgtgaataatgtgtgaattatgtgtgaattagGTGTGAATTAAGTGTGAATATGAATTAGGTGTGTCCGAAACAACAAACTTTAACACAAAAATTCGTATTACTGAACCaatctaaaaattcaaattcTGCAATTGAAGAGTACAaagtaaaacaataaaagtacaaACTAAGCATGTCTAGACGGCGGGGGACAAACAATGGTGCACGTCACTCGATTGTGGCCCAGGACACCACATCTACTACATCTATGTTGTTTGCTATTCTTCTCGCCCTTTGATAAACGTCgtttcttctttggacgaccaGCCTTCTGCTTCACTAAAGGAGGAGCTATCATCATACTTCCTATGTCATTTGGTATCACCCAAGATTCTTCATTACCCAGCGTATATACAGATCCACCATAGGATGACAACCACGCTTCAACTGTGTAGAATCTGGAGCATAAACTATATGGACTAATGCCACGATCTCGAGCACCAGCTAGAGCGTGTTCACAAGGAAGACCTGTCAAATCAAATCTTCTACAACTACATGTTTTCCTCCTCAGGTCAACATCTCCATCAAGATCACCATCCAATACTGTTATTTCATACTGACTAGACGGAAAAGAGAACGAGGTAGTGGACTTGTCTGCTAACTTTCGCAAATCAGCTTCCACTTCTGTGGCAAGAGGACTTGTAGCCGCTGATGCTGCAGTTCGACGCTCGAAAAACCATTTTTGTAAAGTGTGCTTCATAAATTCCATGAgacaagtaattggccacccacgTGCCTCAGCAATGACATTGTTCCAGCTTTCGGCAATACCTGTAGTCATTAAATTATATCGATGACCAGGAAAGAAAGAACGAGCCCACTTTTCAAAACCCACTTGATTCTCTAAGTATTGAGCAATTGCAAGATCTTTGAATTTAATCTTCTCAAAATGGCGTAAGAACTCTCGCTTTCTATAAGCTTTCGCTGCAAGGAAGAATTCTTCATGGCAATGGTCAGTTTTGAACTTCGCACGGATATTCATGCTAACATGATGTATACAAGCACCGTGGTGTGCCTCAGGAAAAATTTTAGTCAAGGCACTTGCTATACTAGTATGTCTATCAGACACGAATACTAGATTCTCCACTTCACCAATCGCTTCCTTCAACCTCAGTAGAAAATACAACCATGAGTCATTATTCTCTGAGTCAACTACTGAAAATGCAATTGGATATATTTGCTTGTTAGCATCTTATCCCATGGCACATAACAAAGTACCTCCACACCGAGTAGTCAAGAAGGTTCCATCTACACATATAACTGGGCGAATATATGTTTTAAACCCCATTATAGAAACACCTAAGGCCATGAAGCAATATTTGAACCTACCTTCATTGTCCATCTGCAAATGAGTAACAGTTCCAGGATTTTTTTGCTCCATCATGTATAGAAATGAGGGAAGTTTCTGAAATGATGATTCTGGTGTACCTCTTATGTAAGCCAGTGCCTGCTCTCGACACTTCCAAGCTTTAGCATAGCTTATATGAACTCCATATGATAAACTCATATCTTTTACAATTGACCTTGGCTTGTAATTAACATCATCACCCTCGAATTTTCTCCTTATGACATGTCCAATAAGCCATGGGGATGCCTGACGGTGATCTTTATGTCGAACATCCAATGAGCATGTGTGTTCACCGAAAAATTTACGAACCTCGGACATATTGGAATTAACCAATTTTGTAGCCCTCAATCTCCATTTGCATTTATCATCAACACATACTGTACACCATATATTTTTCGCAGACTTCTTTACTTTAAACTCAAAGTTTTTCTTTAATGCATAAAGATGGAGTTTCATCTTCAACTCTTGCTTGTTCTCAAATATTTGACCCTCTTTTATTTCCCACGAATTGATACTCGAAGAAGATGTCAGTAATTGAGCTGTTGAGGCTGAAGTAGAGCCTTTTTCCCCTTGATTCAACAAAAGTGGAGTACTCCATAGATTATCTTCACCAACCTGTCTTACTTTACGACCTCTATTATTTGAGGAATCATGGCTCTTCAATACTTCATTGGAGGTTGACTGTTGTAAATTATGCTTCACAAGTACATCATTGCAAGTAGACCTATCaatattttcattatcatctgatcttaatgcatcattattatcatcatcacaactgtcttcattgccatctgcatcattattatcaccatcacaactgtcttcattgccatctgcatcattattatcatcatcacaaCTGTCTTCATTGCCATCAATGCAAAAATCATCATTCACTTTGGTTTCAACTGGAGGAATAGTATACAACTCACATGTTTTAGTAACCAAATGATCATTACTTCTCTTCTCTATAGTAGACACACATAGGGGTGTCCGATGATTGATAGATGTTCCTATCTCATCAAGAAAAAAAGCAACATCATCATCATTACTAATCAAAGATGGAGGGATACCTTTACTTCCAAAATGATAGATTACATTTAAGTCAAGATCAATACGAGACTTGTCAGCTCCGATTAAAGTATACAATTGATCAACAAGACTATTGTAAGTGATAGTCTTTGGCACCTTCATACCCTTGCTTTGTTTAGCACTAAATGACAAACCTTCGTTCAAAACTTGTTCCCACGATCCATTATATAACACCACAATATTTATATGTGTTTGACCTGTATAACATATGACAAAATGTTCGAAATCCAAAGGTTATTAGGTAAAACTAGCCAAAAGAAACAAGAAATAAATGTGTGAAGCAAGCATGTGTGAAGCATGTG
It includes:
- the LOC133823682 gene encoding uncharacterized protein LOC133823682 codes for the protein MKVPKTITYNSLVDQLYTLIGADKSRIDLDLNVIYHFGSKGIPPSLISNDDDVAFFLDEIGTSINHRTPLCVSTIEKRSNDHLVTKTCELYTIPPVETKVNDDFCIDGNEDSYDNENIDRSTCNDVLVKHNLQQSTSNEVLKSHDSSNNRGRKVRQVGEDNLWSTPLLLNQGEKGSTSASTAQLLTSSSSINSWEIKEGQIFENKQELKMKLHLYALKKNFEFKVKKSAKNIWCTVCVDDKCKWRLRATKLVNSNMSEVRKFFGEHTCSLDVRHKDHRQASPWLIGHVIRRKFEGDDVNYKPRSIVKDMSLSYGVHISYAKAWKCREQALAYIRGTPESSFQKLPSFLYMMEQKNPGTVTHLQMDNEVVDSENNDSWLYFLLRLKEAIGEVENLVFVSDRHTSIASALTKIFPEAHHGACIHHVSMNIRAKFKTDHCHEEFFLAAKAYRKREFLRHFEKIKFKDLAIAQYLENQVGFEKWARSFFPGHRYNLMTTGIAESWNNVIAEARGWPITCLMEFMKHTLQKWFFERRTAASAATSPLATEVEADLRKLADKSTTSFSFPSSQYEITVLDGDLDGDVDLRRKTCSCRRFDLTGLPCEHALAGARDRGISPYSLCSRFYTVEAWLSSYGGSVYTLGNEESWVIPNDIGSMMIAPPLVKQKAGRPKKKRRLSKGEKNSKQHRCSRCGVLGHNRVTCTIVCPPPSRHA